Proteins co-encoded in one Metabacillus sp. KUDC1714 genomic window:
- a CDS encoding SulP family inorganic anion transporter gives MNTQTLKQQWFGNIRGDILSGIVVALALIPEAIAFSIIAGVDPMVGLYASFCIAVVIAFVGGRPGMISAATGAMALVMVTLVADHGLHYLLAATILTGIIQILLGVLKVGRLMRFIPRSVMVGFVNSLAILIFSAQLPHFVGESWVMYAMVAGSLAIIYILPRFTKVVPSPLVAIIVMTIYAIMSGVSVRTVGDMGELTQALPLFLIPQIPFNLETLQIILPYSIALAFVGLLESLLTAQIVDDMTDTESDKNREARGQGIANIVAGFFGGMAGCAMIGQSGINIKSGGRGRLSTLVAGVFLMVLILLLNNILVQIPMAALVGVMIMVSIGTFDWSSLRKLRVMPITDSSVMIVTVVTVVLTHDLSKGVLVGVLLSAIFFAAKISKVHVESKLDEQNHKTYSVKGQLFFASVTDLVSGFDFKEDIQEVVIDFSHAHLWDDSAVGAIDKIVLKFKQNGTNVSILGLNKDSSTLVKKLAVYDKANAKMANH, from the coding sequence TTGAACACACAAACATTAAAACAACAGTGGTTTGGGAACATACGCGGAGATATTCTCTCAGGTATTGTTGTTGCATTGGCACTAATTCCTGAGGCAATTGCGTTTTCGATTATCGCCGGTGTCGATCCAATGGTTGGACTGTACGCTTCATTTTGTATCGCTGTCGTAATTGCCTTCGTAGGAGGAAGACCGGGGATGATTTCAGCTGCTACAGGCGCAATGGCATTAGTTATGGTTACTTTAGTAGCTGACCATGGGCTACATTATCTTCTTGCAGCGACAATTTTAACTGGAATAATTCAAATTCTACTTGGCGTTTTAAAAGTGGGAAGGCTTATGAGGTTTATCCCTCGCTCTGTTATGGTGGGCTTTGTAAACTCACTAGCTATCCTTATCTTCAGTGCACAATTACCACACTTTGTTGGTGAATCATGGGTAATGTACGCAATGGTAGCTGGCTCACTAGCGATCATTTATATACTACCAAGATTTACGAAAGTCGTTCCTTCACCACTTGTGGCAATCATCGTGATGACAATCTATGCAATTATGTCAGGAGTTTCGGTGCGCACTGTTGGAGATATGGGTGAATTAACGCAAGCTTTACCATTATTTTTAATTCCTCAGATTCCTTTTAATCTTGAAACATTGCAAATTATTCTACCTTATTCAATCGCTTTAGCTTTTGTTGGGTTACTAGAATCACTATTAACTGCACAAATCGTTGATGATATGACAGATACTGAAAGTGATAAAAACAGAGAAGCAAGAGGACAAGGTATTGCTAACATTGTAGCTGGTTTCTTTGGAGGAATGGCTGGCTGTGCAATGATTGGTCAATCTGGTATTAATATTAAATCTGGTGGACGCGGCCGATTATCTACACTTGTTGCCGGTGTTTTTCTAATGGTGCTAATTTTACTACTGAACAACATTTTAGTACAAATCCCGATGGCAGCTTTAGTTGGTGTTATGATCATGGTATCTATTGGTACATTTGATTGGTCTTCCCTAAGAAAGCTAAGAGTAATGCCTATAACAGATTCTTCTGTTATGATTGTAACAGTTGTCACTGTTGTACTTACACATGATTTATCAAAGGGTGTATTAGTAGGTGTTTTACTAAGCGCAATCTTCTTTGCCGCTAAAATTTCAAAAGTACATGTCGAATCAAAACTTGATGAACAAAATCACAAAACATACAGTGTAAAAGGGCAATTGTTCTTCGCATCAGTTACAGATTTAGTATCAGGCTTTGACTTCAAAGAAGATATCCAGGAAGTTGTTATTGATTTTAGTCATGCACACTTATGGGATGATTCCGCCGTAGGAGCTATCGATAAAATCGTCCTTAAATTCAAACAAAATGGTACAAATGTTAGTATCTTAGGTCTAAATAAAGACAGTTCAACACTTGTAAAAAAACTTGCTGTTTACGATAAAGCAAATGCTAAAATGGCAAATCATTAA
- a CDS encoding transcriptional regulator SplA domain-containing protein: MFPKDEEFYDNEVFAQAEVVPHPKEENRSALILTQSYHLLSNDDLTSGDNSSKD; encoded by the coding sequence ATGTTCCCTAAAGATGAAGAATTTTATGATAACGAGGTTTTTGCTCAGGCAGAAGTTGTTCCACATCCTAAAGAAGAAAATCGGTCTGCATTAATCTTGACGCAATCGTACCATCTTTTGTCCAATGATGACCTAACATCTGGCGACAACTCTTCAAAGGATTAA
- a CDS encoding MDR family MFS transporter: MEHLSQKEKITIMIAIIGAMFFAAVNQTIVGNALPKIVADLGGLDYYSWVFTIYMLTSAITTILVGKLSDIYGRKPFILIGIFIFMVGAFLSGLSKDIIQLITYRGIQGFGAGMIMSTAFTAVGDLFAPRERGRWQGAMGAVFGISSVFGPTLGGYIVDNLEWKWVFWVFLPLGIVAAILIWKLFPKAEKKEGESVDYLGSIFLTTTIVPALLAFSWAGTKYDWNSTQIISLFASAIFSLILFILVERKAKSPILPLYLFKNSIFTISNIIGFAIGVAMFGGVMYIPYFVQGVLGFSATHSSFITMTMTLGLVFASGVGGQIITKTGKYKLQAIIGLIVTTVGMFLFTTMNAGTSQWLLIFYLVLVGLGLGVGMTVFTLTVQNAVDQRYLGVATATSQLFRSVGGTVGVAIMGTVLNQRMSDKMAESFAEVSKQAAAVPPEMQDKLAELQNPQLLLDHAKLAEIQQSLPEEMIVFFEKIVSMLQDSLSFALSGVFMTAAIIMILAVFLTLFLKEIPLRSSSDALPDTHRKQHEKEKLTKQPV, encoded by the coding sequence TTGGAGCATTTAAGTCAGAAAGAAAAAATTACAATTATGATTGCAATTATTGGCGCAATGTTTTTTGCTGCGGTTAACCAAACAATTGTAGGGAATGCTCTCCCTAAGATCGTTGCAGACCTGGGAGGACTAGATTACTATAGCTGGGTTTTTACAATCTATATGTTAACATCAGCTATTACAACGATTTTAGTTGGTAAATTATCAGATATATATGGACGTAAGCCATTTATATTAATCGGGATCTTTATTTTTATGGTTGGTGCCTTTTTATCTGGCTTGTCAAAGGATATTATTCAGCTCATTACTTATCGAGGTATTCAAGGATTTGGCGCAGGAATGATTATGTCCACAGCCTTTACAGCTGTTGGCGATCTTTTTGCACCGCGTGAACGTGGCCGTTGGCAAGGAGCGATGGGGGCTGTATTTGGAATTTCGAGTGTATTTGGTCCAACTCTTGGTGGATATATTGTTGATAACTTAGAATGGAAATGGGTATTTTGGGTGTTCTTACCTTTAGGAATTGTAGCTGCTATTCTAATATGGAAGCTTTTCCCTAAAGCGGAGAAGAAAGAAGGAGAGTCTGTCGATTATTTAGGGTCGATTTTCTTAACTACTACTATTGTTCCTGCATTATTAGCATTTTCATGGGCTGGTACAAAATATGATTGGAATTCTACGCAAATTATTAGTTTATTTGCTAGTGCTATTTTTTCATTGATTTTGTTTATTTTAGTAGAAAGAAAAGCAAAGAGTCCAATTCTCCCGCTTTATTTGTTTAAAAATAGTATTTTTACGATTTCAAATATTATCGGTTTTGCAATTGGCGTTGCGATGTTTGGTGGTGTTATGTATATTCCTTATTTTGTTCAAGGAGTATTAGGATTTTCAGCAACTCATTCAAGTTTTATTACAATGACCATGACATTAGGTTTAGTTTTTGCAAGTGGCGTTGGCGGGCAGATTATTACGAAAACAGGGAAATATAAGCTACAAGCAATTATCGGTTTAATTGTAACAACAGTTGGAATGTTTTTATTTACAACAATGAATGCTGGAACGTCTCAGTGGTTATTGATTTTTTATTTAGTATTAGTAGGACTTGGTCTTGGTGTCGGAATGACTGTCTTTACATTAACTGTGCAAAATGCTGTTGATCAGCGTTATTTAGGAGTGGCAACTGCAACTTCACAGCTATTCCGTTCTGTTGGAGGAACAGTTGGAGTAGCAATAATGGGAACAGTTTTAAATCAGCGAATGAGTGACAAAATGGCTGAATCGTTTGCAGAGGTCAGTAAGCAGGCAGCTGCTGTACCACCTGAAATGCAAGATAAGCTGGCAGAGCTACAAAATCCACAACTATTATTGGATCATGCGAAGTTAGCGGAAATCCAACAAAGCCTACCGGAAGAAATGATTGTCTTTTTTGAAAAGATTGTAAGTATGCTTCAGGACTCATTGAGTTTTGCATTATCTGGTGTGTTCATGACTGCAGCAATTATCATGATCCTAGCGGTCTTTTTAACTTTATTCTTAAAAGAAATACCTTTAAGAAGTTCAAGTGATGCCCTTCCCGATACACATCGAAAACAGCATGAGAAAGAAAAATTAACAAAACAACCTGTTTAA
- a CDS encoding universal stress protein: protein MFKNILLATDGSMHALRAAIKASEIAKMNPDAIITVVYVIDGSTSKSDMLSEGNKEAVLEKRLRKLRPTEEILRKQCVNFKVELLKGEPGPEIVKYANKQHFDLVVVGSRGLNGLQEMVLGSVSHKVAKRVECPVMIVK, encoded by the coding sequence ATGTTCAAAAACATATTATTAGCAACAGATGGATCGATGCATGCATTACGTGCAGCCATTAAAGCGTCTGAAATAGCAAAAATGAATCCAGATGCAATCATTACAGTCGTTTATGTAATCGATGGATCAACATCTAAATCCGATATGTTATCTGAAGGAAACAAGGAAGCAGTTCTAGAAAAGCGTTTGAGGAAGCTAAGACCAACTGAGGAAATACTAAGAAAACAATGTGTGAATTTTAAGGTGGAATTGCTTAAGGGTGAGCCTGGTCCAGAGATTGTAAAGTATGCAAATAAACAGCACTTTGATTTAGTTGTTGTAGGAAGTCGTGGTCTTAATGGTTTACAGGAAATGGTTTTAGGGAGTGTAAGTCATAAAGTTGCGAAACGTGTTGAATGTCCGGTGATGATTGTGAAATAA
- the sda gene encoding sporulation histidine kinase inhibitor Sda produces MRFTNLSDETLLVSFREACKLQISSDFIRMLEKEINERGLSLPNVFHKQLKKVD; encoded by the coding sequence ATGAGATTTACAAACTTGTCAGATGAAACTTTATTAGTAAGTTTTCGTGAAGCTTGCAAATTACAAATAAGCTCTGACTTTATTAGAATGCTAGAAAAAGAGATTAATGAGAGAGGACTTTCTCTTCCGAACGTCTTTCATAAACAGTTAAAGAAGGTAGATTAG